One Nitrosopumilus piranensis genomic region harbors:
- a CDS encoding redox-regulated ATPase YchF, which yields MPIRLGLIGKTNTGKTTFFNSATLSSEEISSYPFTTKSPVSGVSNAITLCVHPEFNIQDNPNNSKCVDGWRYIPIELIDLPGLIKDAWKGKGLGNQFLSIAAQSDALLHVVDASGGIDSTGKISEVGTGDPISDFADIEEELIMWYHKILEGNREKISKLVNSGSEFVDVVTDLYRGIGVNKSHVKDSLVATGLEEKNFDDFDMTDTKIFASYLRKISKPTLIVANKIDVEGADANFVRLRERYNDSIVIPVSGDSEFSLRRAEQKGLIKYSPGSEQFEILKPDELNEKQINALNFIKKGIMGEYMRTGVQFAINVAVFKLLKMNSIYPVADETKLADKKGRILPDLILLKDGATINDLAKEIHTDLTKGLLYGKDLRYNLRLPVDYQLRDRDVVSLVSAAKK from the coding sequence ATGCCTATCAGGCTTGGATTAATTGGTAAAACCAATACTGGAAAAACCACTTTTTTTAATTCTGCCACTTTATCTTCAGAAGAAATCTCGTCATATCCATTTACTACTAAATCTCCTGTTTCTGGAGTATCAAATGCAATTACTCTTTGTGTTCACCCTGAATTTAACATACAAGATAACCCAAATAATTCAAAATGTGTTGACGGATGGCGATACATCCCAATAGAACTAATCGATCTTCCAGGATTGATAAAGGATGCTTGGAAAGGAAAGGGTCTAGGAAATCAATTTCTATCAATTGCTGCACAATCTGATGCATTACTTCATGTTGTTGATGCTTCTGGAGGAATTGATTCAACAGGTAAGATTAGTGAGGTTGGTACTGGAGATCCAATTTCAGATTTTGCAGATATTGAAGAAGAATTAATCATGTGGTATCATAAAATTCTAGAAGGAAACAGAGAAAAAATATCAAAGTTGGTTAATTCTGGTTCTGAATTTGTAGATGTTGTAACTGATCTTTATCGTGGAATAGGTGTAAACAAATCACATGTAAAAGATTCACTTGTAGCAACCGGTCTTGAAGAAAAGAACTTTGATGATTTTGATATGACTGATACAAAAATATTTGCTTCCTATCTAAGAAAAATCTCCAAGCCTACATTGATTGTTGCAAATAAAATTGACGTTGAAGGCGCAGACGCAAATTTTGTTAGATTACGAGAGCGCTATAATGACTCTATTGTAATTCCTGTAAGTGGTGACAGTGAATTTAGTCTTAGACGCGCTGAACAAAAGGGATTGATAAAATATTCTCCAGGTTCAGAACAATTTGAGATTCTAAAACCTGATGAATTAAATGAAAAGCAAATCAACGCTTTGAATTTTATCAAAAAAGGGATTATGGGTGAATACATGCGTACTGGTGTTCAATTTGCTATTAATGTGGCAGTATTCAAATTACTCAAAATGAATTCAATATATCCTGTTGCAGATGAAACAAAACTTGCTGACAAAAAAGGAAGAATTCTACCTGACTTGATTCTTCTTAAAGATGGGGCAACAATTAATGATCTTGCAAAGGAAATACATACTGATTTGACAAAAGGTCTTCTTTATGGCAAGGACTTGAGATATAATCTTAGATTGCCTGTTGACTATCAACTAAGAGACAGAGATGTTGTGTCTCTAGTTAGTGCTGCAAAAAAATAA
- a CDS encoding transcription initiation factor IIB, with product MLTKLVHQKTCKKNKVITDLHTGEIACINCGAVLSERSVDSGPESVGMTSEDYQNNTRVGRKISLKMIDMGLSTIIESKDRDSTGRGLSSENRRMFYRLRMWDRNSRSANSVKSFQKAFTMLDGVSAKLGLPESVIEQTAYLFRKIAAKKILAGRSTAGILCAAVYITCRMTNTPRTLQDIANAGNVSKKSIQRTYRYLARELDLTPEIYHPTEFVTRIAKAVGISEKSERLAFRILDVSAKNRVSASKNPMAMAAAATYLASIKNGEKVSQLKISKVSGISAVTIRDRTKEILKKVGGEING from the coding sequence ATGTTGACTAAACTTGTACATCAAAAGACTTGCAAAAAAAATAAAGTCATTACAGACTTACACACAGGAGAAATTGCATGTATCAATTGCGGAGCTGTATTATCTGAAAGATCAGTAGACAGTGGTCCTGAAAGTGTCGGCATGACAAGTGAAGATTATCAAAATAATACCAGAGTGGGTAGAAAAATTTCTCTAAAAATGATAGATATGGGATTATCAACCATTATTGAATCTAAGGACAGGGATTCAACTGGAAGGGGTTTATCAAGTGAAAATCGTAGAATGTTTTACCGACTAAGAATGTGGGATAGAAATAGCAGATCAGCAAATTCTGTTAAATCATTCCAAAAGGCATTCACAATGCTAGATGGAGTAAGTGCAAAACTTGGACTTCCAGAATCAGTTATAGAGCAAACCGCCTATTTATTTAGAAAAATTGCTGCAAAAAAAATCCTCGCAGGTAGATCAACTGCAGGAATTCTCTGTGCTGCAGTATACATTACATGTAGAATGACAAACACGCCGAGAACATTACAAGATATTGCTAATGCAGGTAATGTGAGCAAAAAAAGCATTCAGAGAACATACAGATATCTTGCTAGGGAATTAGATTTAACTCCTGAAATTTATCACCCAACAGAATTTGTTACAAGAATTGCAAAAGCGGTAGGTATTTCTGAAAAATCAGAAAGACTTGCATTTAGAATTTTAGATGTTTCAGCAAAAAATAGGGTTTCGGCAAGTAAAAACCCAATGGCCATGGCAGCAGCAGCCACATACCTTGCATCAATTAAAAATGGCGAGAAGGTTTCTCAATTAAAAATTTCCAAAGTATCTGGAATTAGTGCAGTTACAATTAGAGACAGAACAAAGGAAATTTTGAAAAAAGTTGGAGGTGAAATTAATGGGTAG